Proteins encoded by one window of Euwallacea similis isolate ESF13 unplaced genomic scaffold, ESF131.1 scaffold_40, whole genome shotgun sequence:
- the LOC136418868 gene encoding uncharacterized protein, translated as MELGSAESLSENDEFRELLHARRILTKRLSRFEQYLRENRDIQETVQLEIRLKNVEEDYNQFDKVQSRLEFLSLNEEEQRIEIESAYFNLISELKQLINSISKNQNSTNTHLGKQNSPRGLGKLPDLGLRSFYGNYETWFSFKNIFDSLVHSRTDLSETEKLLYLKLCCKGDALNLIDSLDITPDNYTIALNLLQKRYENKKAVINIHAKGLVLNLPNANKGSSVNIRKLIDAVQQHKSSLGKLKLPVDQWDVLLIPIILNKLDDSTNQEWERKQCNTELPTVDQLMEFLTEKCRSLEAVRGFSTVHSNKHDRDRMQNKGHEKRNESHQFKNYSYSLTEKINKCYICTENHFIHQCPRFIQLSVSDKYNEIRRHKLCSNCLRPGHLKQECRSRGCKKCNQKHNSTLHIEKRSGSGHVQNSSNSSTNEPSSSLTEHESSISSPSNPSAHDVLRRYGESKQSTVLTIGQSNAVTYDTENNPLALSSLGIDKNQVLLSTATILISDRKGNWHKCNALLDCGSQSNLMTENFCRKLNLSPQTIDLSLSGISQIVTKINQRVHTKIKSRFNQYESNIAFLVLPILTENLPSFRFPSSVLQIPTNINLADEKFNEPKQIDVLLGVDIFYNLLGSGKLKLGKGLPMLQETSLGWVISGNLICRESQSRKVVCNLATSISNKTLNDSLTKFWQIEEFENVKFLSKEENYCEEYFNQTTTRDMDNSFVVRYPFNNQTDFSLGDSKSNALKRLKNVEKRLEKDKDLKKQYVEFMTEYENLGHMTLQGPIERDISIPNNSYFLPHSAVLKNSITTKYRVVFDASCKTSSGISLNDTLLVGPVVQDDLYSILIRLRLRKIVLSADIKMMYRCIKIHEEERNFQKILWRANLNDPINVYKLNTVTYGTSSAPFQATRCLIELAERNKDRYPRTAEIIKRSFYMDDLLVSIDSETDALQIYRELDDILSQANFKLRKWSFNSSIVLNSILQANSNENHDNLILPHEDKHLKTLGISWDPKQDTLKYSVNIKYEPSRVTKRTILSKISQIFDPLGLIGPALTRAKLISDLFKSKKLPSDRANNYFIELNNLINDESHINATTTFLANHLIKWHFIPARSVHMGGLWEAAVKSTKFHLRRVLGESSLTYEEMYTLLVKIEACLNSRPLMPISNDINDYAPLTPAHFLIGDSLASLPQPDYQNAVISRLSHYERLQQLQQHFWNSWSRDYLTNLQTRCKWKNTVDKTIDIGALVLLVEHNTAPLRWILARVVELHEGKDHVIRVVSVRLPSGTISRRSLSKICPLPMNNE; from the exons ATGGAACTAGGCTCAGCAGAGTCTCTTAGCGAGAACGATGAATTTAGAGAACTTTTGCACGCTcgcagaattttaactaaacgtttatcccgttttgaacagtaccttcgtgaaaacagagatattcaagaaacagttcaattagaaatccgCCTCAAGAACGTGGAGGAGGACTATAATCAGTTCGATAAAGTACAATctcgtctagaatttttaagcttaaacGAAGAAGAACAACGGATTGAAATCGAATCagcctactttaatttaatttcagaattaaagcagttaataaattcaattagcaaaaatcaaaatagtactaatactcatttaggaaaacaaaattcaccaAGAGGTCTAGGAAAATTACCGGATTTAGGCTTACGttcattttatggcaattatgaaacttggttcagtttcaaaaacatatttgattccTTAGTCCATAGCAGAACCGACTTgagtgaaacagaaaaattgttatatctaaaattatgttgtaaagGCGATGCGCTAAATCTCATAGACTCTCTCGACATAACTCCCGATAATTATACAATCGctttaaatctgttacaaaaaagatatgagaataaaaaggcAGTTATTAACATTCACGCTAAAGGCTTAGTTCTTAATTTACCAAACGCGAATAAAGGATCatctgtaaatattagaaaattaatagatgcagttcagcaacataaatcatcattaggaaaattaaaattacccgtggatcaatgggatgttttgttgataccgataatattaaacaaactggaTGATAGTACTAATCAGGAGTGGGAGCGGAAACAATGTAATACTGAATTGCCGACTGTTgatcaattaatggaatttttaaccgaaaaatgtCGTTCGTTGGAAGCGGTTCGCGGCTTCTCAACCGtacattcaaataaacatgatagggatagaatgcaaaacaaaggccacgagaaaagaaacgaatcacatcagtttaagaattattcgtattctttgaccgaaaaaatcaataagtgtTACATCTGTACTGAAAatcatttcattcatcaatgTCCTCGTTTTATCCAATTATCAGTGTCGGAcaaatataacgaaattcGAAGACATAAATTGTGTAGCAACTGTTTACGTCCAGGGCATCTGAAACAGGAATGTAGATCAAGAGgctgcaaaaaatgcaaccaaaaacataatagcaCGTTACATATAGAGAAACGTTCAGGGAGTGGacatgttcaaaattctagCAACAGCAGCACTAATGAACCTTCCTCATCATTAACTGAACATGAATCATCGATCAGTTCTCCATCTAATCCTTCGGCTCACGATGTATTGAGAAGGTATGGAGAATCCAAACAATCTACAGTTTTAACAATCGGCCAAAGTAACGCGGTCACGTACGATACGGAAAACAATCCTTTGGCATTATCATCGTTAggtattgataaaaatcaagtactACTATCTACGGCTACCATTCTCATCTCAgacagaaaaggaaattggcatAAATGCAATGCCTTACTCGATTGCGGAAGccagtcaaatttaatgacagaaaacttCTGCAGAAAGTTAAACTTAAGTCCCCAAACAATTGACCTTTCATTATCAGGTATCAGTCAAATTGTCACAAAGATTAATCAGCGAGTgcacacgaaaataaaatccaggttcaaccaatatgaatctaacatagcatttttggttttgcccATTCTTACCGAAAATCTACCCTCATTTAGATTTCCCAGTTCGGTACTTCAAATTCCAACAAATATCAATCTagctgatgaaaaatttaatgaaccaaaacaaattgatgttttattaggggtagatatattttataatctatTAGGTTCgggtaaacttaaattaggaaagggATTGCCAATGTTACAAGAAACCTCTTTAGGCTGGGTAATATCgggcaatttaatatgcagaGAATCTCAAAGTCGGAAAGTAGTGTGCAACCTTGCGActagtatttcaaataaaacattaaatgattcgttgacgaaattctggcagattgaagagtttgaaaatgttaaattcctatcaaaggaagaaaattattgtgaggaatattttaatcaaactacAACCCGCGACATGGACAACAGTTTTGTCGTAAGGTATCCGTTCAATAATCAAACAGATTTTAGTCTGGGTGACTCCAAATCGAATGCCCTAAaacggttaaaaaatgtagagaaaaggTTAGAAAAGGACAAGGACCTCAAGAAGCAGTACGTAGAATTTATGACGGAATATGAGAACTTAGGCCACATGACGCTTCAAGGACCCATTGAAAGGGACATCTCTATTCCaaacaattcttattttttaccccACAGTGCGGTACTAAAGAATTCTATTACCACAAAGTATCGCGTCGTTTTTGATGCAAGCTGCAAGACAAGTTCAGGAATTTCCCTGAATGACACGCTTTTGGTAGGACCAGTAGTACAAGATGACttgtactcaattttgatacgtctaagacttcgcaaaattgttttgagcgcggacatcaaaatgatgtaccgatgtataaaaattcatgaggaaGAACGGAACTTCCAAAAGATACTATGGCGAGCAAATCTTAATGATCCGAttaatgtgtataaactcAACACGGTAACGTATGGCACATCGAGTGCACCCTTTCAAGCCACACGTTGCTTGATAGAATTGGCCGAGCGCAACAAAGACAGGTATCCACGAacagcagaaataattaaacgttcGTTCTACATGGATGATTTGTTGGTTAGCATTGATTCGGAAACAGAtgcattgcaaatttatagggaactagacgatattttaagtcaagctaattttaaattgagaaaatggtcGTTCAACAGTAGCATAGTTTTAAATAGTATCCTACAAGCAAACAGTAACGAAAATCACGACAATTTAATTCTACCTCATGAAGATAAGCATCTAAAAACTCTTGGAATTAGCTGGGATCCTAAACAAGATACTCTGAAATACtcagttaatattaaatacgaGCCATCCCGTGTTACCAAAAGGACTATCCTTTCGAAAATTTCGCAGATCTTTGACCCGCTTGGGTTGATCGGTCCCGCATTAACTAGGGCCAAGTTAATTTCCGACTtattcaaaagcaaaaaactcccaagcgata gggccaataattattttatcgaactcaataacttaataaatgatGAATCACACATTAACGCCACAACTACATTTTTAGCCAATCATTTGATAAAGTGGCATTTCATACCCGCGCGTAGTGTCCATATGGGAGGATTGTGGGAGGCGGCGGTGAAATCGACTAAGTTTCATCTTCGCCGCGTCTTAGGTGAATCATCTCTAACATACGAAGAGATGTACACcctattagtaaaaatcgaaGCTTGTCTCAACTCGCGACCACTAATGCCAATCTCAAACGACATAAACGATTATGCACCCTTAACCCCCGCGCATTTCCTTATTGGTGACTCGTTGGCAAGTTTACCACAACCCGACTACCAGAACGCCGTTATCTCTCGCTTATCTCATTACGAACGACTACAACAACTCCAacagcatttttggaatagttgGTCCAGGgattatttgacaaatttgcaaactcgaTGCAAATGGAAGAACACTGTAGATAAAACCATAGATATTGGAGCATTAGTTTTACTGGTGGAACACAATACTGCCCCACTGCGTTGGATTTTAGCTCGAGTTGTCGAACTCCACGAAGGAAAGGATCATGTGATACGTGTAGTGTCAGTGCGCTTACCCAGTGGAACTATATCGCGAAGATCATTGTCAAAAATATGCCCATTGCCCATGAATAACGAATAa
- the LOC136418870 gene encoding uncharacterized protein, which produces MELGSAESLSENDEFRELLHARRILTKRLSRFEQYLRENRDIQETVQLEIRLKNVEEDYNQFDKVQSRLEFLSLNEEEQRDALNLIDSLDITPDNYTIALNLLQKRYENKKAVINIHAKGLVLNLPNANKGSSVNIRKLIDAVQQHKSSLGKLKLPVDQWDVLLIPIILNKLDDSTNHEWERKQWHLKQECRSRGCKKCNQKHNSTLHIEKRSGSGHVQNSSNSSTNEPSSSLTEHESSISSPSNPSAHDVLRRYGESKQSTVLTIGQSNAVTYDTENNPLALSSLGIDKNQVLLSTATILISDRKGNWHKCNALLDCGSQSNLMTENFCRKLNLSPQTIDLSLSGISQIVTKINQRVHTKIKSRFNQYESNIAFLVLPILTENLPSFRFPSSVLQIPTNINLADEKFNEPKQIDVLLGVDIFYNLLGSGKLKLGKGLPMLQETSLGWVISGNLICRESQSRKVVCNLATSISNKTLNDSLTKFWQIEEFENVKFLSKEENYCEEYFNQTTTRDMDNSFVVRYPFNNQTDFSLGDSKSNALKRLKNVEKRLEKDKDLKKQYVEFMTEYENLGHMTLQGPIEKDISIPNNSYFLPHSAVLKNSITTKCRVVFDASCKTSLGISLNDTLLVGPVVQDDLYSILIRLRLRKIVLSADIKMMYRCIKIHEEERNFQKILWRANLNDPINVYKLNTVTYGTSSAPFQATRCLIELAERNKDRYPRTAEIIKRSFYMDDLLVSIDSETDALQIYRELDDILSQANFKLRKWSSNSNIVLNSILQANSNENHDNLILPHEDKHLKTLGISWDPKQDTLKYSVNIKYEPSRVTKRTILSKISQIFDPLGLIGPALTRAKLIIQALWKLHIGWDQAVPNDLRQIWEEFSNELECLNEYKIDRLVIPTKTAHIRLYGFSDSSEKAYGACIYVASEDESGSRELRLLTGKSRVAPAKKLTLPRLELLAAHLLAKLMNTVRQILDIQISDVRYFTDSSIVLAWLKIDPAHLKTFVANRVAKINELTKITEWAHVPSKANPADVISRGLSPRELLGCDLWFHGPEFLKKNTSRTEANLDSHEVPVDVLPELKNNHTTVYKTTSVNSNNYGLNIFDRFSTFFKLHRVVGYICRLKNRCRKVMNKSTALTVEELNESLLLLVKLVQRDSFEKEISDLSKSKKLPSETNHLIKWHFIPARSAHMGGLWEAAVKSTKFHLRRVLGESSLTYEEMYTLLVKIEACLNSRPLMPISNDINDYAPLTPAHFLIGDSLASLPQPDYQNAVISRLSHYERLQQLQQHFWNSWSRDYLTNLQTRCKWKNTVDKTIDIGALVLLVEHNTAPLRWILARVVELHEGKDHVIRVVSVRLPSGTISRRSLSKICPLPMNNK; this is translated from the exons ATGGAACTAGGCTCAGCAGAGTCTCTTAGCGAGAACGATGAATTTAGAGAACTTTTGCACGCTcgcagaattttaactaaacgtttatcccgttttgaacagtaccttcgtgaaaacagagatattcaagaaacagttcaattagaaatccgCCTCAAGAACGTGGAGGAGGACTATAATCAGTTCGATAAAGTACAATctcgtctagaatttttaagcttaaacGAAGAAGAACAAC GCGATGCGCTAAATCTCATAGACTCTCTCGACATAACTCCCGATAATTATACAATCGctttaaatctgttacaaaaaagatacGAGAATAAAAAGGCAGTTATTAACATTCACGCTAAAGGTTTAGTTCTTAATTTACCAAACGCGAATAAAGGATCatctgtaaatattagaaaattaatagatgcagttcagcaacataaatcatcattaggaaaattaaaattacccgtggatcaatgggatgttttgttgataccgataatattaaacaaactggaTGATAGTACTAATCACGAGTGGGAGCGGAAACAAT GGCATCTGAAACAGGAATGTAGATCAAGAGgctgcaaaaaatgcaaccaaaaacataatagcaCGTTACATATAGAGAAACGTTCAGGGAGTGGacatgttcaaaattctagCAACAGCAGCACTAATGAACCTTCCTCATCATTAACTGAACATGAATCATCGATCAGTTCTCCATCTAATCCTTCGGCTCACGATGTATTGAGAAGGTATGGAGAATCCAAACAATCTACAGTTTTAACAATCGGCCAAAGTAACGCGGTCACGTACGATACGGAAAACAATCCTTTGGCATTATCATCGTTAggtattgataaaaatcaagtactACTATCTACGGCTACCATTCTCATCTCAgacagaaaaggaaattggcatAAATGCAATGCCTTACTCGATTGCGGAAGccagtcaaatttaatgacagaaaacttCTGCAGAAAGTTAAACTTAAGTCCCCAAACAATTGACCTTTCATTATCAGGTATCAGTCAAATTGTCACAAAGATTAATCAGCGAGTgcacacgaaaataaaatccaggttcaaccaatatgaatctaacatagcatttttggttttgcccATTCTTACCGAAAATCTACCCTCATTTAGATTTCCCAGTTCGGTACTTCAAATTCCAACAAATATCAATCTagctgatgaaaaatttaatgaaccaaaacaaattgatgttttattaggggtagatatattttataatctatTAGGTTCgggtaaacttaaattaggaaagggATTGCCAATGTTACAAGAAACCTCTTTAGGCTGGGTAATATCgggcaatttaatatgcagaGAATCTCAAAGTCGGAAAGTAGTGTGCAACCTTGCGActagtatttcaaataaaacattaaatgattcgttgacgaaattctggcagattgaagagtttgaaaatgttaaattcctatcaaaggaagaaaattattgtgaggaatattttaatcaaactacAACCCGCGACATGGACAACAGTTTTGTCGTAAGGTATCCGTTCAATAATCAAACAGATTTTAGTCTGGGTGACTCCAAATCGAATGCCCTAAaacggttaaaaaatgtagagaaaaggTTAGAAAAGGACAAGGACCTCAAGAAGCAGTACGTAGAATTTATGACGGAATATGAGAACTTAGGCCACATGACGCTTCAAGGACCCATTGAAAAGGACATCTCTATTCCaaacaattcttattttttaccccACAGTGCGGTACTAAAGAATTCTATTACCACGAAGTGTCGCGTCGTTTTTGATGCAAGCTGCAAAACAAGTTTAGGAATTTCCCTGAATGACACGCTTTTGGTAGGACCAGTAGTACAAGATGACttgtactcaattttgatacgtctaagacttcgcaaaattgttttgagcgcggacatcaaaatgatgtaccgatgtataaaaattcatgaggaaGAACGTAACTTCCAAAAGATACTATGGCGAGCAAATCTTAATGATCCGAttaatgtgtataaactcAACACGGTAACGTATGGCACATCGAGTGCACCCTTTCAAGCCACACGTTGCTTGATAGAATTGGCCGAGCGCAACAAAGACAGGTATCCACGAacagcagaaataattaaacgttcGTTCTACATGGATGACCTGTTGGTTAGCATTGATTCGGAAACAGAtgcattgcaaatttatagggaactagacgatattttaagtcaagctaattttaaattgagaaaatggtcGTCCAACAGTAACATAGTTCTAAACAGTATCCTACAAGCAAACAGTAACGAAAATCACGACAATTTAATTCTACCTCATGAAGATAAACATCTAAAAACTCTTGGAATCAGCTGGGATCCTAAACAAGATACTCTGAAGTattcagtaaatattaaatacgagCCATCCCGTGTTACCAAAAGGACTattctttcgaaaatttcgCAGATCTTTGACCCGCTTGGGTTGATCGGTCCCGCATTAACTAGGGCCAAGTTAATCATTCAAGCTCTATGGAAATTACATATCGGTTGGGATCAAGCGGTCCCGAATGACCTAAGACAGATTTGGGAGGAATTCTCGAATGAACTGGAGTGCCTCAATGAATACAAGATCGATAGGCTTGTAATTCCAACAAAGACGGCCCATATAAGATTGTACGGATTTTCTGATAGCTCCGAAAAGGCTTACGGAGCCTGTATTTACGTGGCCTCGGAGGATGAGTCAGGTAGTCGCGAATTACGACTGTTGACAGGAAAATCAAGGGTAGCTCCAGCTAAAAAATTGACCTTGCCTCGACTTGAGCTTCTAGCGGCCCACCTTTTAGCCAAACTAATGAATACGGTAAgacaaattttagacatacaAATATCAGACGTACGATACTTCACGGATTCTAGTATTGTTTTGGCATGGTTGAAAATTGATCCTGCTCACCTTAAGACCTTTGTTGCCAATCGAgtggcaaaaattaatgaattgacCAAGATAACGGAGTGGGCTCACGTGCCAAGCAAGGCCAACCCTGCAGATGTAATATCGAGAGGATTGAGCCCAAGGGAATTGCTGGGATGTGATCTTTGGTTTCACGGTcccgaatttttaaagaaaaacacatcAAGGACGGAAGCGAACTTAGATAGCCATGAGGTTCCCGTCGATGTCTTgcccgaattaaaaaataatcataccaCAGTATATAAAACAACGAGTGTAAATAGCAACAACTACGgacttaacatttttgatagattttctaCCTTCTTCAAACTGCACAGAGTAGTAGGTTACATATGCAGACTTAAAAATCGATGCCGCAAAGTGATGAATAAGTCAACAGCCTTGACAGTTGAAGAATTAAACGAGTCACtgcttttattagtaaaattggtTCAACGGGATAGCttcgaaaaggaaatttccgacttatccaaaagtaaaaaactcccaagcgaaa CCAATCATTTGATAAAGTGGCATTTCATACCCGCGCGTAGTGCCCATATGGGAGGATTGTGGGAGGCGGCGGTGAAATCGACTAAGTTTCATCTTCGCCGTGTCTTAGGTGAATCATCTCTAACATACGAAGAGATGTACACcctattagtaaaaatcgaaGCTTGTCTCAACTCGCGACCACTAATGCCAATCTCAAACGACATAAACGACTATGCACCCTTAACTCCCGCGCATTTCCTTATTGGTGACTCGTTGGCAAGTTTACCACAACCCGACTACCAGAACGCCGTTATCTCTCGCTTATCTCATTACGAACGACTTCAACAACTCCagcagcatttttggaatagttgGTCCAGAGactatttgacaaatttgcaaactcgaTGTAAATGGAAGAACACTGTAGATAAAACCATAGATATTGGAGCATTAGTTTTACTGGTGGAACACAATACTGCCCCACTGCGCTGGATTTTAGCTCGAGTTGTCGAACTCCACGAAGGAAAGGATCATGTGATACGTGTAGTGTCAGTGCGCTTACCCAGTGGAACTATATCGCGAAGATCATTGTCGAAAATATGCCCATTGCCCatgaataacaaataa